The following coding sequences lie in one Aureimonas sp. AU20 genomic window:
- a CDS encoding amino acid ABC transporter permease, whose amino-acid sequence MNRLNFSQLWRYDDVLLHGVLVTLLLTLIATVAGLAIGALCASAAQSRFASLRLAVRAYVEIIRNTPTLIQIFLIFFVLPFAGLRLPPVYAAATALSIYFGAHATEILRSGLASIPRSQLEAGQCLGMTRWEVFRHVILPPALRNVFPSLTSQIVLLFLGTSLASQVSAEELFHAAGFVESRTYRSFEVYAVVCAIYLALVLLMRGAFFAVERLAFRWPTGR is encoded by the coding sequence ATGAACCGACTGAACTTCTCCCAGCTCTGGCGCTATGACGACGTGCTCCTGCACGGCGTCCTCGTCACGCTCCTCCTCACCCTGATCGCGACCGTGGCGGGCCTTGCGATCGGCGCGCTGTGCGCCAGCGCCGCCCAGAGCCGTTTCGCGTCCCTGCGCCTCGCCGTGCGGGCCTATGTCGAGATCATCCGCAACACGCCGACGCTGATCCAGATCTTCCTGATCTTCTTCGTGCTGCCCTTCGCCGGGCTGCGGTTGCCGCCGGTCTATGCGGCGGCGACCGCGCTCTCGATCTATTTCGGCGCCCATGCCACCGAGATCCTGCGATCCGGGCTGGCCTCCATTCCGCGCAGCCAGCTCGAAGCCGGCCAGTGTCTGGGAATGACGCGCTGGGAGGTGTTTCGCCACGTCATCCTGCCGCCGGCTCTGCGCAACGTCTTCCCGTCGCTGACCAGCCAGATCGTGCTCCTGTTTCTGGGCACATCGCTCGCATCGCAGGTCTCGGCCGAGGAGCTGTTCCATGCCGCCGGCTTCGTGGAAAGCCGCACCTATCGCTCCTTCGAAGTCTATGCCGTCGTCTGCGCGATCTATCTGGCGCTCGTTCTTCTCATGAGGGGCGCCTTCTTCGCGGTGGAGCGCCTCGCCTTCCGCTGGCCGACCGGGCGCTGA
- a CDS encoding transporter substrate-binding domain-containing protein, whose amino-acid sequence MRAFRTLLAATAFTLAILPAGAAFADKLQDVLSAGTLRIGVLADSAPWGFKDGSGELTGFDVELAKLMAADMGVTLEIVEVTGPSRIPSLLSDKIDVLVAAAGATPERAQQVMFSQPYVAVQLGVYGKADTPSFEKPDDLAGHSIAVAKGSTLDVWLTDNAKGAQIVRFEDAPSAIAAFRAGQVEMFAENSAIALNVSGADASVALKFAIRQSPAHAAVAQGEQNLLNWLNTDLFTNRMNGKLQALQMKWFKEAAPLPTL is encoded by the coding sequence ATGCGCGCCTTCCGCACCCTTCTCGCCGCCACCGCCTTCACCCTCGCCATCCTGCCGGCGGGCGCGGCCTTCGCCGACAAGTTGCAGGACGTCCTGTCCGCCGGAACGCTGCGCATCGGCGTTCTCGCCGATTCCGCGCCTTGGGGCTTCAAGGACGGCTCGGGCGAGTTGACGGGCTTCGACGTCGAACTCGCCAAGCTGATGGCCGCCGACATGGGCGTGACGCTCGAGATCGTGGAAGTGACGGGCCCAAGCCGCATCCCCAGCCTCCTGTCCGACAAGATCGACGTGCTGGTGGCCGCCGCCGGCGCCACGCCCGAGCGCGCCCAGCAGGTCATGTTCTCGCAGCCCTATGTCGCGGTGCAGCTCGGCGTCTACGGCAAGGCGGACACGCCGAGCTTCGAGAAGCCCGACGACCTCGCCGGTCATTCGATCGCGGTCGCCAAGGGCTCGACGCTCGACGTCTGGCTGACCGACAACGCCAAGGGCGCGCAGATCGTCCGCTTCGAGGATGCGCCGAGCGCCATCGCCGCCTTCCGCGCCGGCCAGGTCGAGATGTTCGCCGAGAACAGCGCCATCGCGCTCAACGTTTCGGGTGCGGACGCCAGCGTCGCGCTGAAATTCGCCATTCGCCAATCGCCAGCCCATGCGGCGGTGGCGCAGGGAGAGCAGAACCTTCTGAACTGGCTGAACACCGACCTCTTCACCAACCGCATGAACGGCAAGCTGCAGGCGCTGCAGATGAAGTGGTTCAAGGAAGCCGCTCCGCTTCCGACCCTGTGA
- a CDS encoding amino acid ABC transporter ATP-binding protein, whose translation MALVDIRDVRKTFGKLEVLKGVTLPIEKGEIVTIIGRSGSGKSTLLRCINGLDAIDGGEIRIENEIVHARTTDLRKLRQRVGIVFQQFNLFPHLSVEKNITLAPGLRGRVAKGGAARELARRVLAQVGLEAKIDSYPAELSGGQQQRVAIARCLAMEPHLMLFDEVTSALDPELVGEVLKVMEDLARQGMTMILVTHEMNFARNVASQIVFMHEGRVWEHGPPAEIFAGPKTPELRSFIGASQH comes from the coding sequence ATGGCGCTCGTTGACATCAGAGACGTCCGCAAGACCTTCGGCAAGCTCGAGGTTCTGAAGGGCGTCACCCTGCCGATCGAGAAGGGCGAAATCGTCACGATCATCGGCCGCTCCGGCTCGGGCAAATCCACTCTGCTTCGCTGCATCAACGGGCTGGATGCGATCGACGGCGGCGAGATCCGCATCGAGAACGAGATCGTCCATGCCCGCACGACGGACCTGCGGAAGCTGCGTCAGCGCGTCGGCATCGTGTTCCAGCAGTTCAATCTCTTCCCCCATCTCAGCGTCGAGAAGAACATCACGCTCGCCCCTGGCCTTCGCGGCCGCGTGGCGAAGGGCGGGGCCGCGCGCGAGCTGGCGCGGCGCGTGCTCGCCCAGGTCGGGCTGGAAGCCAAGATCGACAGCTATCCCGCCGAGCTTTCGGGCGGCCAGCAGCAGCGCGTGGCGATCGCCCGGTGCCTGGCCATGGAGCCGCACCTCATGCTGTTCGACGAGGTCACCTCGGCGCTCGACCCCGAGCTCGTCGGCGAGGTTCTTAAAGTGATGGAGGACTTGGCCCGCCAGGGCATGACCATGATCCTCGTCACCCACGAGATGAACTTCGCCCGCAACGTCGCCTCCCAGATCGTCTTCATGCACGAAGGCCGCGTCTGGGAGCACGGGCCGCCGGCCGAGATCTTCGCCGGGCCGAAGACGCCGGAGCTCAGAAGCTTCATCGGCGCCTCGCAGCACTGA
- a CDS encoding alanine racemase, with protein sequence MSQLLPFDTDPLIDDRIRGFPPGHAPLPLSAIGGRGWRPEGGTMALPLLSLDRTAFDGNVALMMRAVREAGAAIAPHAKTPMSPELARRLVEAGAWGTTVADIRQASVMLKAGLKRLILANEIGGAAAARRLAALLAGHPDAELHIFVDSVELVRHLAEVWAARDDLPSLGLLVELGLGRAGLRTPEAAEKVLAAALAAETPRLRVSGTGAYEGAAATADAAQTRARIDALMAATAAFHQSLRARVGLERPLILTAGGSVFFDLVLSGLREVLAGDPATRLVLRSGAIFFHDHGIYERGMVALDARAGLVVDGKPVSVAQGFRPALRVWAEILSVPEPGLAIAGMGLRDVAIDQGLPTPLRSFRDGALTPGAEGASVLRLNDQHAFLAIGEGRDIRPGDVVEFGLSHPCTCLDRHAILYELGEDGTVAGALALRFG encoded by the coding sequence ATGAGCCAGTTGCTGCCCTTCGACACCGATCCGCTGATCGACGATCGCATTCGGGGCTTCCCGCCCGGCCACGCGCCGCTGCCACTGTCCGCGATCGGGGGCAGGGGCTGGCGCCCCGAGGGCGGAACCATGGCGCTGCCGCTCCTGTCGCTGGATCGCACAGCCTTCGACGGCAATGTCGCGCTCATGATGCGCGCCGTGCGCGAGGCGGGGGCCGCCATCGCCCCGCATGCCAAGACGCCCATGTCGCCCGAGCTGGCCCGCCGCCTTGTTGAGGCTGGTGCCTGGGGCACGACGGTCGCCGATATCCGGCAGGCCTCGGTGATGCTGAAGGCCGGCCTTAAGCGGCTGATCCTCGCCAACGAGATCGGCGGCGCGGCCGCCGCCCGTCGCCTCGCCGCGCTTTTGGCCGGCCATCCCGACGCGGAACTCCATATTTTCGTCGATTCGGTGGAACTCGTCCGGCATCTCGCGGAGGTCTGGGCCGCTCGGGACGATCTGCCGTCGCTCGGCCTCCTGGTGGAACTCGGGCTCGGACGCGCCGGCCTGCGCACGCCCGAGGCGGCGGAAAAGGTGCTGGCGGCGGCCTTGGCCGCCGAGACGCCGCGCCTGCGCGTTTCCGGCACGGGCGCCTATGAGGGTGCGGCGGCGACCGCCGATGCGGCTCAGACGCGCGCCCGCATCGACGCGCTGATGGCGGCGACGGCGGCGTTCCACCAAAGCTTGCGCGCGCGTGTCGGGCTGGAGCGCCCGCTGATCCTGACGGCGGGCGGCTCGGTCTTCTTCGATCTCGTCCTGTCCGGCCTGCGCGAGGTGTTGGCGGGCGACCCCGCGACAAGGCTCGTCCTTCGCAGCGGCGCCATCTTCTTCCACGATCACGGCATCTACGAGCGCGGCATGGTGGCTTTGGATGCGCGCGCCGGTCTGGTCGTGGACGGCAAGCCGGTGTCGGTCGCGCAAGGCTTCCGCCCGGCGCTACGTGTCTGGGCCGAAATCCTGTCGGTGCCCGAGCCGGGGCTCGCCATCGCGGGCATGGGTCTGCGCGACGTCGCGATCGACCAAGGCCTGCCCACGCCCCTCCGGAGCTTTCGCGACGGGGCTCTGACGCCGGGCGCGGAGGGCGCGAGCGTCCTTCGCCTCAACGATCAGCATGCGTTCCTGGCGATCGGGGAGGGCCGCGACATCCGGCCGGGCGATGTGGTCGAATTCGGCCTGTCGCATCCCTGCACCTGTCTCGACCGGCATGCCATCCTCTACGAACTGGGGGAGGACGGCACGGTCGCCGGGGCCTTGGCCCTGCGCTTCGGCTGA
- a CDS encoding sugar ABC transporter ATP-binding protein translates to MPDQAREEDRGAAILEARGVHRGFFGNPVLKGVDIALRPGRVHALLGENGAGKSTLINLLSGALAPDAGDIRVDGRPVTGFSPAAAREAGIAVVSQELSLAADLSIAENIGLGAYPRRFGLVDYRALGEGVQRVCRLVGIEEPPETPVGALSLGRRQMVEIAKALFRRPRVLILDEPTSSLSAHEAGILAGLVRQLAGEGLALLYISHRLNEVLALCSHVTILKDGVVTADRSLEGVEPDALVKLMVGRDADHLFPAWTPSPGETLIRLEGFCAGAVRDVDFEARRGEVIGIGGLVGQGQEDLLQGLYGAIPARAKSVQLAGGAVLPGSVEAANRLGLAYVPADRKRESLVLPHSIAVNLTLPSIARLARSGFRDRAAEAGLVADLSQRLAIKGDPSRPVQALSGGNQQKVALAKWLPLRPSILLLNDPTRGVDLDTKREIYRMLRDLAAGGTLVLLLSSDTPELVHLCDRVTVFREGRVAGHLKGAEITEEAIVGAALGLGQQETAA, encoded by the coding sequence ATGCCGGATCAGGCAAGGGAAGAGGACCGCGGAGCCGCGATCCTGGAGGCTCGCGGCGTGCACCGCGGCTTCTTCGGCAATCCGGTTCTGAAAGGCGTCGACATCGCGCTTCGCCCCGGCCGGGTTCATGCGCTGCTGGGCGAGAACGGCGCCGGCAAGTCCACGCTCATCAATCTCCTCTCCGGCGCGCTGGCGCCGGATGCAGGAGACATCCGCGTCGACGGGCGCCCGGTCACGGGCTTCTCGCCCGCCGCCGCGCGCGAGGCGGGCATCGCCGTGGTGAGTCAGGAACTCAGCCTCGCGGCCGATCTCTCGATCGCCGAGAATATCGGCCTCGGCGCCTATCCCCGCCGGTTCGGGCTGGTGGACTATCGGGCCCTGGGGGAGGGCGTCCAGCGGGTCTGCCGGCTCGTCGGCATCGAGGAGCCGCCGGAAACCCCGGTCGGCGCCCTATCGCTGGGGCGCCGGCAGATGGTGGAGATCGCCAAGGCCCTGTTCCGCCGGCCTCGCGTTCTCATTTTGGACGAGCCGACCTCCTCGCTCTCGGCCCATGAGGCCGGCATCCTCGCCGGTCTCGTACGGCAGCTGGCGGGGGAGGGGCTGGCGCTTCTCTACATCTCGCACCGGTTGAACGAGGTTCTGGCGCTCTGCTCCCATGTCACCATCCTGAAGGACGGCGTGGTGACGGCCGACCGCTCGCTTGAAGGCGTCGAGCCGGATGCGCTGGTGAAGCTCATGGTCGGGCGAGACGCCGATCATCTCTTCCCGGCCTGGACGCCCTCCCCCGGCGAGACGCTGATCCGGCTGGAGGGCTTCTGCGCCGGTGCCGTGCGGGACGTCGACTTCGAGGCGCGGCGCGGCGAGGTGATCGGCATCGGCGGCCTGGTGGGGCAGGGCCAGGAGGATCTTCTGCAAGGGCTCTACGGCGCCATTCCCGCCCGCGCCAAATCCGTGCAACTTGCCGGCGGCGCGGTGCTGCCCGGCAGCGTGGAAGCGGCCAATCGGCTGGGCCTTGCCTATGTCCCGGCCGACCGCAAGCGCGAGAGCCTCGTGCTTCCCCATTCCATCGCCGTGAACCTCACCCTTCCCTCCATCGCGCGCCTTGCCCGCTCCGGCTTTCGCGACCGGGCGGCCGAGGCCGGGCTCGTCGCCGATCTCTCGCAGCGCCTCGCCATCAAGGGCGATCCGTCGCGGCCGGTTCAGGCTCTGTCGGGCGGCAACCAGCAGAAGGTGGCGCTCGCCAAATGGCTGCCGCTTCGCCCTTCGATCCTCCTGCTCAACGACCCCACGCGTGGTGTCGATCTCGACACAAAACGCGAGATCTACCGCATGCTGCGGGACCTCGCCGCCGGCGGGACCCTGGTTCTGCTTCTCTCCTCCGACACGCCCGAACTCGTCCATCTCTGCGACCGGGTCACCGTGTTTCGCGAGGGGCGGGTGGCCGGCCACCTGAAGGGCGCCGAGATCACCGAGGAGGCCATCGTCGGCGCCGCGCTGGGCCTTGGCCAGCAGGAGACCGCCGCATGA
- a CDS encoding ABC transporter permease encodes MRPAPLARLAGRPWLLTFALVALVWLVAGLTLRGFGSGGHLRYLLELSAVIGIAAAGQTLVVIAGGIDLSVGAVITVSAILLPLLSPAADPTGLLGVVLTLALATGIGCLNGAGAAYLRVPPIIMTLAMATFLQGLLIIVAGGSAVSVGNPAVIWLGSARPFGLPAGVILWALVSLGVLLVIHRAPFGARLMAIGANPLASRLSGLGVERASLRLYAASGFCSGLAGILVLGMNRQGYAGIGEPYLLTSIAAVVLGGTSILGGRGTYAGTIPGAILLVTTSALITVVNASPGWRAIMFGSLILALLLISGREARR; translated from the coding sequence ATGAGGCCCGCCCCGCTCGCTCGCCTTGCCGGGCGCCCCTGGCTCCTCACCTTCGCTCTCGTCGCCCTGGTCTGGCTCGTTGCCGGCCTGACCCTGCGGGGCTTCGGCAGCGGGGGCCATCTGCGCTATCTCCTCGAACTCAGCGCCGTGATCGGCATCGCCGCCGCCGGGCAGACGCTGGTGGTGATCGCCGGTGGCATCGACCTGTCGGTCGGTGCGGTCATCACGGTCTCGGCCATCCTCCTGCCGCTGCTTTCGCCGGCGGCCGATCCGACCGGCCTCCTTGGCGTCGTCCTGACGCTGGCGCTCGCCACGGGGATCGGCTGTCTCAACGGCGCGGGGGCGGCCTATCTGCGCGTGCCGCCCATCATCATGACGCTGGCCATGGCGACCTTTCTGCAAGGGCTGCTCATCATCGTGGCGGGCGGCAGCGCCGTTTCGGTGGGCAATCCGGCGGTGATCTGGCTGGGGTCGGCGCGGCCCTTCGGCCTGCCGGCGGGTGTCATCCTCTGGGCGCTCGTCTCGTTGGGGGTGCTTCTCGTCATCCATCGCGCACCCTTCGGCGCGCGGCTGATGGCGATCGGCGCCAATCCGCTGGCCTCGCGCCTGTCGGGCCTTGGCGTCGAGCGCGCGAGCCTTCGCCTCTACGCCGCCTCCGGCTTCTGTTCGGGCCTTGCCGGCATCCTGGTGCTCGGCATGAACCGGCAGGGCTACGCCGGCATCGGCGAGCCCTATCTGCTCACCTCGATCGCGGCGGTCGTTCTCGGCGGCACCTCGATCCTCGGCGGGCGCGGCACCTATGCCGGCACCATTCCCGGCGCGATCCTGCTCGTCACCACTTCGGCGCTGATCACCGTGGTGAACGCCTCGCCCGGCTGGCGCGCCATCATGTTCGGCTCGTTGATTCTGGCCTTGCTTCTGATCTCCGGCCGCGAGGCGCGCCGATGA
- a CDS encoding amino acid ABC transporter permease, with amino-acid sequence MRGFTPQDVLTILAALRWTLVLVALSLALGAPFALLLALARTARAGASRWIATGFLQIVQGVPVLGLIMFFYFGLPVLTGVQVSALASVTVAFALYTAAFLGEIWRGAIQAIPAAQWEAGACLGLTGWEQFRHVIGPQAFRLALPATVGFLVQLVKNTSLASIVGFVELARAGQIASAATFQPLAAYACVAAVYFAICFPLTLWSRSLEDRLNGAR; translated from the coding sequence ATGCGCGGCTTCACCCCACAGGACGTTCTCACCATTCTCGCGGCCCTGCGCTGGACGCTGGTTCTCGTCGCGCTCAGCCTCGCTCTCGGTGCGCCCTTCGCGCTTCTGCTGGCGCTGGCGCGCACCGCGCGGGCCGGTGCCTCGCGCTGGATCGCCACGGGCTTTCTCCAGATCGTCCAGGGCGTGCCGGTTCTCGGCCTCATCATGTTCTTCTATTTCGGTCTGCCGGTTCTGACCGGCGTGCAGGTCTCGGCGCTGGCCTCGGTCACCGTCGCCTTCGCGCTCTACACGGCGGCGTTTCTGGGCGAGATCTGGCGCGGCGCGATCCAGGCCATTCCCGCCGCGCAGTGGGAGGCCGGGGCCTGCTTGGGCCTCACCGGCTGGGAGCAGTTCCGCCACGTGATCGGACCGCAGGCCTTCCGCCTCGCCCTGCCAGCGACGGTCGGCTTCCTCGTCCAGCTCGTGAAGAACACCTCGCTCGCCTCGATCGTCGGCTTCGTGGAACTGGCGCGCGCCGGGCAGATCGCCTCGGCGGCGACCTTCCAGCCGCTTGCCGCCTATGCCTGCGTCGCCGCCGTCTATTTCGCCATCTGTTTCCCGCTGACCCTCTGGTCGCGTTCCCTGGAGGATCGCCTCAATGGCGCTCGTTGA
- a CDS encoding amidohydrolase family protein, whose translation MSAYAGPVIDPHHHLWDLALDCHPWLRKRPEGGDMVFGSIEPIRRTYRREHYARDAARQTIVATVHVEAGWREDDPLSETRWLESQADDRIARRLVARVPLAHPRAEAFLEAEAARPRVVGIRDIVSWDLDPAKCFAHRPGLMSDPAWRNGLRAATRLGLVFDLMLYPPQMAEAQRLVADFPDTLFVLNHCGSPADRSPEGMRLWAEGLRALAQAPNLRLKLSDPVAYDPHWTEESLRRVIAHGIDCFGPDRAMFASDFPVTGLHASFDAIYGVFRAIAADLSPSEQAALFFDTANRTYRLGLHRSAFPSRDIARDPV comes from the coding sequence ATGAGCGCCTATGCCGGGCCGGTGATCGACCCGCATCACCATCTCTGGGATCTCGCGCTCGACTGCCATCCCTGGCTCCGCAAGCGCCCGGAGGGCGGGGACATGGTCTTCGGCTCGATCGAGCCGATCCGCCGGACCTATCGCCGCGAACATTACGCCCGAGACGCCGCACGGCAGACCATCGTCGCCACCGTGCATGTGGAAGCCGGCTGGCGCGAGGACGATCCCTTGAGTGAAACGCGCTGGCTGGAGAGCCAAGCGGACGATCGGATCGCCCGCCGCCTCGTCGCCCGTGTTCCACTTGCCCACCCCCGAGCCGAAGCCTTTCTGGAAGCGGAGGCCGCGCGCCCGCGCGTCGTCGGCATTCGCGACATCGTGAGTTGGGACCTCGATCCCGCCAAGTGTTTCGCGCACCGCCCCGGCCTTATGAGCGATCCCGCCTGGCGAAACGGCCTGCGAGCGGCGACGCGGCTCGGCCTCGTCTTCGACCTCATGCTCTATCCCCCGCAGATGGCAGAGGCGCAGCGCCTCGTGGCCGACTTTCCCGATACGCTTTTTGTCCTGAACCATTGCGGGAGCCCGGCCGACCGGAGCCCGGAGGGGATGCGTCTTTGGGCGGAGGGTCTACGCGCGCTCGCGCAGGCGCCGAACCTGCGCCTCAAGCTCTCCGATCCCGTCGCCTACGATCCGCACTGGACGGAGGAGAGCCTGCGCCGGGTCATCGCGCATGGGATCGACTGTTTCGGGCCGGACCGCGCCATGTTCGCCAGCGACTTCCCCGTCACCGGCCTCCATGCCTCCTTCGACGCGATCTATGGCGTCTTCCGCGCTATAGCCGCCGACCTCTCGCCGAGCGAGCAGGCCGCGCTCTTCTTCGACACCGCCAACCGTACCTACCGGCTGGGCCTCCATCGCTCGGCCTTTCCCTCCAGAGATATCGCTAGAGACCCCGTATGA
- a CDS encoding ABC transporter substrate-binding protein translates to MTVQSPTSRRIALLTASAACLAFSAGLLGASGAEAAANCVKGDRKAPYTVGWANIYSVPTWMKQTEGTITAEVEELKKDGRVKDLMVTDAQGNAQTQIQQIQSMIDANVDAIIVIAGSSTALDRVISDACDKGIAVVNFDSLVDTDKVTAKINTDSNEWGSKAAQWMVDQLGGKGRIIVMNGPAGVSVSDDRRKGAQPVLDANKGLEIITETNTEYNVAPAQEAMTSLLFANPEIDGVLSLGGALSAGALLAFDRQGRDPVPTTGENARQFLELWKEKGIKGWATMQPNWLGALAVYTAVQALDGKPVPAFVKVPLPVIDDSTIDTYLARASEFPADGYIYSSYDKALFDKLLAQ, encoded by the coding sequence ATGACAGTGCAGTCCCCGACCTCACGCCGCATCGCCCTCCTGACAGCGAGCGCCGCCTGTCTGGCCTTCTCAGCAGGGCTTCTTGGAGCAAGCGGGGCCGAGGCCGCCGCCAACTGCGTCAAGGGCGACCGCAAGGCGCCCTATACCGTGGGCTGGGCCAACATCTATTCGGTGCCGACCTGGATGAAGCAGACCGAAGGCACGATCACCGCCGAGGTCGAGGAATTGAAGAAGGACGGTCGCGTCAAGGACTTGATGGTGACCGACGCGCAGGGCAACGCTCAGACGCAGATCCAGCAGATCCAGTCGATGATCGACGCCAATGTGGACGCGATCATCGTCATCGCCGGTTCCTCCACCGCGCTCGACCGCGTCATCTCGGACGCCTGCGACAAGGGGATCGCGGTGGTGAACTTCGACAGTTTGGTCGATACCGACAAGGTGACCGCGAAGATCAACACCGATTCCAACGAGTGGGGCTCCAAGGCTGCTCAATGGATGGTGGACCAGCTTGGCGGCAAGGGCCGGATCATCGTCATGAACGGTCCGGCCGGCGTTTCGGTCAGCGACGACCGGCGCAAGGGCGCCCAGCCCGTGCTCGACGCCAACAAGGGCCTCGAAATCATCACCGAGACCAACACCGAATACAACGTCGCCCCGGCGCAGGAGGCGATGACCAGCCTTCTCTTCGCCAATCCCGAGATCGACGGCGTCCTCTCGCTCGGCGGCGCGCTTTCGGCCGGCGCTCTGCTCGCCTTCGACCGGCAGGGCCGCGATCCCGTGCCGACCACGGGCGAGAACGCCCGCCAGTTTTTGGAGCTCTGGAAGGAAAAGGGCATCAAGGGCTGGGCGACGATGCAGCCCAACTGGCTGGGCGCGCTCGCCGTCTACACGGCGGTTCAGGCGCTGGACGGCAAGCCGGTGCCCGCCTTCGTCAAGGTTCCTCTGCCGGTGATCGACGATTCCACGATCGACACCTATCTCGCCCGCGCCAGCGAGTTCCCCGCCGACGGCTACATCTATTCCAGCTACGATAAGGCGCTCTTCGACAAGCTCCTGGCGCAGTAA
- a CDS encoding ABC transporter permease, giving the protein MSRSPRSLYGAVQRGRNRGLGGLYLLVAALLLVYVWLFPGVLGLSGFSKFTQNWLPLALVTMAQALLMLNGGISLAIGPMVSLGAVIAATSMAGPLGVPGAILLVVLAGLGIGAVFGAIVALFRLPAIIVTLAGSFIVGGGALLVLPRPGGFIPAWFSDALAGHQPTAFAVLLLVVAGWKLFLATPLGLGLYAAGDNPLGAFRSGVPVERVRIMAFALSGLLTALAGLFVAAQTGSGDPVIGTPMTLNSIAGAVLGGVGFLGGHGTMRGALAGSLLLTVMINVMFFLGFPPVAQYVAQGLIIVGAVAVPELLARYGA; this is encoded by the coding sequence ATGAGCCGCTCGCCTCGCTCCCTTTACGGCGCGGTCCAGCGCGGCCGAAACCGAGGTCTCGGCGGGCTCTATCTCCTCGTCGCCGCGCTGCTCCTCGTCTATGTCTGGCTCTTCCCCGGCGTGCTCGGCCTGTCCGGCTTTTCCAAGTTCACGCAGAACTGGCTGCCGCTGGCGCTCGTCACCATGGCGCAGGCGCTCCTGATGCTGAACGGCGGCATCTCGCTCGCCATCGGCCCCATGGTCAGCCTCGGCGCCGTGATCGCCGCCACCAGCATGGCGGGGCCGCTCGGCGTGCCCGGCGCGATCCTCCTCGTCGTTCTGGCGGGGCTCGGCATCGGCGCCGTGTTCGGCGCCATCGTCGCCCTGTTCCGCCTGCCGGCGATCATCGTCACGCTCGCCGGCTCCTTCATCGTCGGCGGGGGCGCGCTTCTCGTCCTGCCGCGCCCTGGCGGCTTCATTCCGGCCTGGTTCTCCGACGCGCTGGCCGGCCACCAGCCGACCGCCTTCGCCGTCCTGCTTCTCGTCGTCGCCGGCTGGAAGCTGTTTCTGGCGACGCCGCTCGGCCTCGGCCTCTATGCCGCCGGCGACAATCCGCTCGGCGCCTTCCGCTCCGGCGTGCCGGTAGAGCGCGTGCGCATCATGGCCTTCGCCCTGTCGGGGCTCCTCACCGCGCTCGCCGGGCTCTTCGTCGCGGCGCAGACCGGCTCGGGCGATCCGGTGATCGGCACACCCATGACGCTGAACTCGATTGCCGGCGCGGTGCTCGGCGGCGTCGGCTTTCTCGGCGGGCACGGCACGATGCGCGGGGCGCTTGCCGGCAGCCTGCTTCTCACGGTGATGATCAACGTCATGTTCTTTCTCGGCTTCCCGCCCGTCGCGCAATATGTGGCGCAGGGGCTCATCATCGTCGGCGCCGTGGCCGTTCCCGAACTCCTCGCCCGGTATGGCGCATGA